One genomic window of Candidatus Kuenenia stuttgartiensis includes the following:
- the abc-f gene encoding ribosomal protection-like ABC-F family protein, with protein MALISLQDVTIGFGCPLLIEHANLQLERGEKACLLGRNGAGKSTLLKLINGDLMPDSGEIVRQKGLRTAYLSQEIPKKINGTVSDILSNEFGNLPSSERKGRHQINKIISQMQLDAHAEFNTLSSGLKRKVLLARELVCGPGILLLDEPTNHLDIDAVCWLEEFLLRYEGTMLFVTHDRSFLRKLSTRIIELDRGNLSSWSCNYETFLTRKQAVLDAEEKQHALFDKKLAQEEVWVRQGIKARRTRNEGRKRELEKMRQVRSERRQRTGSALIQTQESDRSGAVVIKVEGATYGYDNRLIVNNFSTTIMRGDKVGIIGPNGSGKTTLLRLLLGELTLQKGNVRHGTQLQIAYFDQLRAQLNEDKSVFENVGEGNDVITFNGKPRHIIGYLQNFLFSPDRARVSVKTLSGGERNRLLLARLFTKPSNVLVMDEPTNDLDVETLELLEELLMEYQGTLLLVSHDRTFLNNIATSTLVFEGEGLINEYVGGYDDWLRQRTVHAQNDFPGKQLPTKLKAESKQSKRTRKLSYNEKRELESLPHRIELLETEQQQLTQTMGNPVFYQKGKEEIEKIKGRASALEYELAEAFHRWEALEKLRSEHETVSS; from the coding sequence ATGGCGTTGATAAGTTTGCAGGATGTAACGATAGGTTTTGGCTGTCCTTTGTTGATTGAACACGCAAATTTGCAGCTAGAGCGGGGCGAAAAGGCATGTCTCCTTGGCCGCAACGGCGCCGGCAAATCTACCCTGCTAAAACTTATCAATGGTGATCTGATGCCTGATTCCGGAGAAATTGTGCGGCAGAAAGGATTGCGCACGGCATACCTTTCCCAGGAAATTCCAAAAAAAATAAATGGTACGGTATCCGATATACTATCGAACGAGTTCGGAAATCTGCCTTCTTCTGAACGCAAAGGCCGTCATCAAATAAATAAGATAATTTCGCAGATGCAGTTAGATGCTCATGCTGAATTCAATACCCTTTCTTCAGGCCTTAAACGAAAGGTATTGCTTGCCCGAGAACTGGTGTGTGGTCCCGGTATTCTATTGCTGGATGAGCCGACCAATCATCTGGATATCGATGCCGTCTGCTGGCTGGAAGAATTTCTACTGCGTTATGAAGGCACAATGCTTTTTGTTACCCATGACCGTTCGTTTCTAAGGAAACTTTCTACCCGTATTATTGAACTGGACAGAGGAAATCTTTCAAGCTGGTCGTGTAATTACGAAACTTTTTTGACGCGTAAACAGGCTGTTCTGGACGCAGAAGAGAAACAGCACGCACTTTTTGATAAGAAACTTGCACAGGAAGAAGTATGGGTAAGACAAGGAATTAAGGCCAGACGCACTCGTAATGAAGGACGGAAAAGAGAGTTGGAGAAAATGCGGCAGGTTCGAAGCGAGCGCAGGCAAAGAACAGGCTCCGCACTTATACAGACGCAGGAATCAGACCGTTCCGGCGCGGTTGTTATAAAGGTGGAAGGCGCAACTTACGGATATGATAATCGTCTCATTGTGAATAACTTTTCCACAACGATTATGCGGGGAGATAAGGTGGGAATTATCGGACCCAACGGTTCCGGCAAGACGACTCTTTTACGTCTTTTATTAGGGGAATTGACTCTGCAAAAAGGTAATGTTCGCCATGGCACTCAACTGCAAATAGCTTATTTTGACCAACTGCGTGCGCAACTGAATGAAGATAAATCGGTGTTTGAAAACGTTGGTGAGGGAAACGATGTGATCACCTTCAATGGCAAACCACGGCACATCATCGGATATTTGCAAAACTTCCTGTTTTCTCCGGACAGGGCACGGGTCTCAGTCAAAACACTTTCCGGAGGAGAGCGCAACCGTCTCCTTCTGGCGCGTTTGTTCACAAAACCTTCCAATGTCCTGGTAATGGATGAACCCACAAATGACCTTGATGTGGAAACCCTGGAACTTTTAGAGGAATTATTGATGGAGTATCAGGGAACACTTCTTCTCGTCAGCCATGATCGTACCTTTCTTAACAACATAGCAACCAGCACACTCGTTTTTGAAGGGGAAGGACTGATCAATGAATATGTGGGCGGGTATGATGACTGGTTAAGACAACGCACTGTACATGCACAAAACGATTTCCCGGGGAAACAGCTTCCTACAAAGTTAAAAGCGGAGAGTAAACAATCCAAACGAACACGTAAACTCAGTTATAATGAAAAACGCGAACTGGAATCCCTGCCACATCGGATTGAATTGCTGGAAACAGAACAACAGCAGTTAACTCAGACAATGGGCAATCCCGTGTTTTATCAGAAAGGGAAAGAGGAAATAGAAAAAATTAAAGGGAGAGCGTCAGCCCTGGAATACGAACTGGCAGAAGCCTTTCACCGATGGGAGGCGTTGGAAAAATTACGCAGCGAACATGAAACGGTATCATCGTAG